The following proteins come from a genomic window of Malus domestica chromosome 02, GDT2T_hap1:
- the LOC103407369 gene encoding uncharacterized protein At2g39795, mitochondrial, whose amino-acid sequence MWRKAIATAAATRFGALHHPWRTIARPHSTTASPSAAVDSVILRSLKEHYLDVQKMNPPPKINPPSPFTVVQGSLDGNGPALKRIFGREEITISVMRMENIIPGDGGEDDDADDTNQLFLHLDVSKPGQKESLHFLCALYPDALGIHSVSLRKIADLSSSRDVLSTYNGPVFEDLDETMRDAFHNYLEERGVSESLFPFLRAWLYVKDHRNLLRWFKSVGTFINENKKVKDS is encoded by the exons ATGTGGAGGAAAGCCATagcaacagcagcagcaacacGCTTCGGCGCACTTCACCACCCGTGGCGCACGATAGCACGCCCCCACTCAACCACCGCATCCCCCTCCGCCGCCGTCGACTCCGTTATCCTGCGCTCCCTCAAGGAACACTATCTCGATGTCCAGAAAATGAACCCTCCCCCAAAAATCAACCCTCCCTCGCCCTTCACAGTCGTCCAGGGCTCGCTCGACGGCAACGGCCCCGCTCTCAAGCGGATTTTCGGCCGGGAGGAGATCACCATATCGGTGATGCGAATGGAAAATATTATTCCTGGCGATGGCGGAGAAGACGACGATGCCGATGACACGAACCAGTTGTTCCTACACCTCGATGTTTCAAAGCCCGGGCAGAAGGAGTCTCTACATTTTCTTTGTGCCCTGTATCCGGATGCTTTGGGAATTCACTCTGTCTCATTGCGCAAAATCGCCGATTTATCGAGCTCTCGTGATGTTCTTTCCACGTATAATGGCCCTGTTTTTGA AGATCTTGATGAAACAATGAGGGATGCATTCCACAATTACCTAGAAGAGCGGGGTGTGAGTGAAAGTCTCTTTCCATTTCTTCGAGCATGGCTTTATGTCAAAGATCATCGTAATCTTTTGCGATGGTTCAAATCAGTGGGAACATTCATTAATGAAAACAAGAAGGTTAAGGATTCTTAG
- the LOC103410357 gene encoding uncharacterized protein isoform X1: MVMKKMMRWPPWPAAAVATKKYTVVVVVRRLQGLELEDEVEEERRALVVEVKWKGQKKSWRLGSAPPVKRNFTKEGGIGDDGAVEWDEEFTSVCRFSGYKEEGEPLFFPWELAFTVLFNAENKGVRNRVSVFGTASLNLAEYALAASVGKEFRLNIPVNVATGVSKTIPSLSISLRLLELRATQQLSETMRGSPHSDEAISAQKDEFSSLKAGLRKVKILTNYVSFGKSNKACCEEGGTDSRSSNRSEDASSNYPFDTSSLDDDAGEESECSKDDSSVRRSISYETIAYANYAGALFYSNTNIDNEDDFWIHYSNHKLAGGLHVENSSAPVHRPTFWQSSMGSILPWRKRKLSFRSPKAKEEPLLKKHYGEEGGDDIDFDRRQLSSSDESSFGSHETEGSVSEFGDDSFYVGTWQQKEVISRDGNMKLHTQVFFASIDQRSERAAGESACTALVAVIADWLKSNQDEMPIKSEFDSLIRDGSSEWRALCNNEAYIEHFPDKHFDLDTIVQSKVRPLSLVPEKSFVGFFHPEGLENRDFDFLDGAMSFDSIWDEISRSASECAWDSEPLVYIVSWNDHFFVLRVEQYAFYIIDTLGERLYEGCNHAYILKFDKDTVIQRLPSGTKTSDEKKSDQLQLNNSKETKAEGAIVVSQKDSKDGDREEEIVWKGKDCCKEYIKSFLAAIPIRGLLADLKRGLMTSVPLHHRLQIEFHYTKLLLSPGEVSVSETAADAPAMAMALTVV, translated from the exons AtggtgatgaagaagatgatgaggtGGCCACCATGGCCGGCAGCAGCGGTTGCCACCAAGAAATATACTGTAGTGGTTGTTGTGCGGAGGCTACAGGGGTTGGAATTGGAGGACGAGGTGGAGGAGGAGAGAAGAGCGTTGGTGGTGGAGGTTAAGTGGAAGGGTCAGAAGAAGTCCTGGAGACTCGGCTCTGCGCCTCCTGTCAAGAGGAATTTCACCAAAGAAGGTGGAATTGGCGATGATGGGGCGGTCGAGTGGGATGAGGAGTTTACGAGTGTCTGTCGCTTTTCGGGTTACAAGGAGGAGGGGGAGCCTCTGTTTTTTCCATGGGAGCTTGCATTTACAGTGCTCTTCAAT GCTGAAAACAAAGGAGTGAGAAACAGAGTCAGTGTCTTTGGAACTGCGTCACTGAACCTCGCGGAATATGCTTTAGCAGCGTCTGTCGGAAAGGAATTCCGGCTCAACATTCCTGTTAATGTCGCTACTGGGGTTTCAAAGACTATCCCATCACTGTCT ATCTCTCTCAGATTATTGGAACTGAGAGCCACTCAACAACTCTCAGAGACAATGCGGGGATCCCCGCATTCTGATGAAGCTATTTCCGCACAAAAAGACGAGTTTTCTTCTCTTAAAGCAGGGCTGAGAAAGGTGAAAATCCTAACCAATTATGTTTCATTTGGTAAATCAAACAAGGCATGCTGCGAGGAAGGTGGCACTGATAGCAGGAGTTCCAATCGAAGTGAGGATGCTTCGTCCAATTATCCATTTGACACAAGTTCACTTGATGATGATGCTGGAGAGGAATCAGAGTGCAgtaaggacgattctagtgtcAGGCGGTCAATCAGCTACGAAACTATAGCATATGCAAACTATGCTGGAGCCTTGTTTTACTCCAATACTAACATTGACAATGAGGATGATTTTTGGATCCACTATAGCAACCATAAATTAGCAGGCGGCTTGCATGTTGAGAATTCTAGTGCACCAGTCCACAGGCCAACCTTCTGGCAGAGTTCAATGGGAAGCATCCTACCTTGGAGGAAGAGGAAATTGAGCTTCAGATCTCCAAAAGCCAAAGAGGAACCTCTTCTGAAGAAACATTATGGAGAAGAGGGTGGCGATGATATTGACTTTGATCGCAGGCAGCTTAGCTCCTCCGATGAGTCCAGTTTTGGG TCTCATGAAACAGAGGGTTCAGTATCTGAATTTGGGGATGATAGTTTTTATGTGGGAACTTGGCAGCAAAAGGAAGTGATAAGCCGTGATGGAAATATGAAGCTTCACACCCAAGTATTTTTTGCTTCAATTGATCAAAGGAGTGAACGTGCTGCTGGAGAAAGTGCGTGCACGGCCCTGGTTGCAGTCATTGCAGATTGGTTGAAATCCAACCAGGATGAGATGCCTATCAAGTCTGAATTCGACAGCCTGATTAGAGATGGATCATCAGAGTGGAGAGCTCTCTGCAATAACGAGGCCTACATAGAGCATTTCCCTGACAAGCACTTTGATCTTGACACCATTGTTCAATCTAAAGTTCGTCCTCTTTCTCTAGTTCCGGAGAAATCTTTCGTAGGATTCTTCCATCCCGAGGGACTAGAAAATAGGGATTTCGACTTCCTTGATGGTGCCATGTCCTTCGATAGTATATGGGATGAGATCAGCCGTTCTGCATCAGAATGTGCATGGGACAGCGAACCGTTAGTCTACATTGTgagttggaatgaccatttctTTGTCCTAAGGGTAGAGCAATATGCTTTTTACATAATTGATACGTTGGGGGAGAGGCTGTATGAAGGCTGCAACCACGCTTATATCCTCAAATTTGACAAAGACACAGTGATCCAAAGATTACCAAGCGGTACTAAAACATCAGATGAGAAAAAGAGCGATCAATTACAACTGAACAACTCCAAGGAAACAAAAGCTGAAGGGGCAATTGTAGTGAGCCAGAAAGATTCGAAAGACGGAGATAGAGAAGAGGAGATTGTGTGGAAAGGAAAAGACTGTTGTAAAGAGTATATTAAGAGCTTTCTTGCTGCTATCCCGATAAGGGGATTGCTCGCGGATCTTAAGAGGGGTTTGATGACATCAGTACCTCTCCATCACCGGCTACAAATTGAATTCCACTATACCAAGCTGTTGCTGTCCCCGGGTGAAGTTTCAGTAAGTGAAACAGCAGCTGATGCACCAGCAATGGCCATGGCATTGACCGTTGTATAA
- the LOC103410357 gene encoding uncharacterized protein isoform X2: MVMKKMMRWPPWPAAAVATKKYTVVVVVRRLQGLELEDEVEEERRALVVEVKWKGQKKSWRLGSAPPVKRNFTKEGGIGDDGAVEWDEEFTSVCRFSGYKEEGEPLFFPWELAFTVLFNAENKGVRNRVSVFGTASLNLAEYALAASVGKEFRLNIPVNVATGVSKTIPSLSISLRLLELRATQQLSETMRGSPHSDEAISAQKDEFSSLKAGLRKVKILTNYVSFGKSNKACCEEGGTDSRSSNRSEDASSNYPFDTSSLDDDAGEESECSKDDSSVRRSISYETIAYANYAGALFYSNTNIDNEDDFWIHYSNHKLAGGLHVENSSAPVHRPTFWQSSMGSILPWRKRKLSFRSPKAKEEPLLKKHYGEEGGDDIDFDRRQLSSSDESSFGQKEVISRDGNMKLHTQVFFASIDQRSERAAGESACTALVAVIADWLKSNQDEMPIKSEFDSLIRDGSSEWRALCNNEAYIEHFPDKHFDLDTIVQSKVRPLSLVPEKSFVGFFHPEGLENRDFDFLDGAMSFDSIWDEISRSASECAWDSEPLVYIVSWNDHFFVLRVEQYAFYIIDTLGERLYEGCNHAYILKFDKDTVIQRLPSGTKTSDEKKSDQLQLNNSKETKAEGAIVVSQKDSKDGDREEEIVWKGKDCCKEYIKSFLAAIPIRGLLADLKRGLMTSVPLHHRLQIEFHYTKLLLSPGEVSVSETAADAPAMAMALTVV; the protein is encoded by the exons AtggtgatgaagaagatgatgaggtGGCCACCATGGCCGGCAGCAGCGGTTGCCACCAAGAAATATACTGTAGTGGTTGTTGTGCGGAGGCTACAGGGGTTGGAATTGGAGGACGAGGTGGAGGAGGAGAGAAGAGCGTTGGTGGTGGAGGTTAAGTGGAAGGGTCAGAAGAAGTCCTGGAGACTCGGCTCTGCGCCTCCTGTCAAGAGGAATTTCACCAAAGAAGGTGGAATTGGCGATGATGGGGCGGTCGAGTGGGATGAGGAGTTTACGAGTGTCTGTCGCTTTTCGGGTTACAAGGAGGAGGGGGAGCCTCTGTTTTTTCCATGGGAGCTTGCATTTACAGTGCTCTTCAAT GCTGAAAACAAAGGAGTGAGAAACAGAGTCAGTGTCTTTGGAACTGCGTCACTGAACCTCGCGGAATATGCTTTAGCAGCGTCTGTCGGAAAGGAATTCCGGCTCAACATTCCTGTTAATGTCGCTACTGGGGTTTCAAAGACTATCCCATCACTGTCT ATCTCTCTCAGATTATTGGAACTGAGAGCCACTCAACAACTCTCAGAGACAATGCGGGGATCCCCGCATTCTGATGAAGCTATTTCCGCACAAAAAGACGAGTTTTCTTCTCTTAAAGCAGGGCTGAGAAAGGTGAAAATCCTAACCAATTATGTTTCATTTGGTAAATCAAACAAGGCATGCTGCGAGGAAGGTGGCACTGATAGCAGGAGTTCCAATCGAAGTGAGGATGCTTCGTCCAATTATCCATTTGACACAAGTTCACTTGATGATGATGCTGGAGAGGAATCAGAGTGCAgtaaggacgattctagtgtcAGGCGGTCAATCAGCTACGAAACTATAGCATATGCAAACTATGCTGGAGCCTTGTTTTACTCCAATACTAACATTGACAATGAGGATGATTTTTGGATCCACTATAGCAACCATAAATTAGCAGGCGGCTTGCATGTTGAGAATTCTAGTGCACCAGTCCACAGGCCAACCTTCTGGCAGAGTTCAATGGGAAGCATCCTACCTTGGAGGAAGAGGAAATTGAGCTTCAGATCTCCAAAAGCCAAAGAGGAACCTCTTCTGAAGAAACATTATGGAGAAGAGGGTGGCGATGATATTGACTTTGATCGCAGGCAGCTTAGCTCCTCCGATGAGTCCAGTTTTGGG CAAAAGGAAGTGATAAGCCGTGATGGAAATATGAAGCTTCACACCCAAGTATTTTTTGCTTCAATTGATCAAAGGAGTGAACGTGCTGCTGGAGAAAGTGCGTGCACGGCCCTGGTTGCAGTCATTGCAGATTGGTTGAAATCCAACCAGGATGAGATGCCTATCAAGTCTGAATTCGACAGCCTGATTAGAGATGGATCATCAGAGTGGAGAGCTCTCTGCAATAACGAGGCCTACATAGAGCATTTCCCTGACAAGCACTTTGATCTTGACACCATTGTTCAATCTAAAGTTCGTCCTCTTTCTCTAGTTCCGGAGAAATCTTTCGTAGGATTCTTCCATCCCGAGGGACTAGAAAATAGGGATTTCGACTTCCTTGATGGTGCCATGTCCTTCGATAGTATATGGGATGAGATCAGCCGTTCTGCATCAGAATGTGCATGGGACAGCGAACCGTTAGTCTACATTGTgagttggaatgaccatttctTTGTCCTAAGGGTAGAGCAATATGCTTTTTACATAATTGATACGTTGGGGGAGAGGCTGTATGAAGGCTGCAACCACGCTTATATCCTCAAATTTGACAAAGACACAGTGATCCAAAGATTACCAAGCGGTACTAAAACATCAGATGAGAAAAAGAGCGATCAATTACAACTGAACAACTCCAAGGAAACAAAAGCTGAAGGGGCAATTGTAGTGAGCCAGAAAGATTCGAAAGACGGAGATAGAGAAGAGGAGATTGTGTGGAAAGGAAAAGACTGTTGTAAAGAGTATATTAAGAGCTTTCTTGCTGCTATCCCGATAAGGGGATTGCTCGCGGATCTTAAGAGGGGTTTGATGACATCAGTACCTCTCCATCACCGGCTACAAATTGAATTCCACTATACCAAGCTGTTGCTGTCCCCGGGTGAAGTTTCAGTAAGTGAAACAGCAGCTGATGCACCAGCAATGGCCATGGCATTGACCGTTGTATAA